Genomic segment of Bifidobacterium lemurum:
TCAGCGTCACCGTCACATCGGCATCCTGGCGCGACACCACGGCCTTCGCCACTCCCCCATCCGTCGTCAGGGACAGCGCTTCGGAGGGCTCGACGCTCCATGTGATGGACGATCCGTTGTTGCCCGTCGAGGGAAGTTCCATATCCTCGTACAGTGCGTCAGCCACCGTCAACGCCTCTTTGTCGGCGGCGACCTTCTCCTCGTCGCTCAGCTGTGATTCGGCGAACACTTCCACGGCGTCCGCCTGCGCGACCGCGCGCACCTCATCCGCGCTGAGCGCCCTGTCGTAGATTCGCATATTGCTGACGTCACCGGTGAACAGCTTGTCGTTTTTATACGCGGATTTGGCGATGTAGTTGCTGGTGTGCGCCTTCAGGTCGGCGATGCCCACCGTGGATTCGACCGAGGCTCCCACCTGCTCACCGTCGACGTAGGCCGTCAGCGTCGAAGCGCCCTCGCTCTCGCTTGGTTCGATGGTGACGGTCACCTGCTTCCAAACGTCGGCGGTAAGCCCCAGACCGTCCACTGCCTGCTCGTCGCTCCAGTTGGTGGAGGAGATCACGGCTCTGTCTCCGTTGGCACTGACGAAGAACTGCCCTGTGGAGGCGTCGCCGTCTCCTCCCAGATTCCACAGGAAGTTGTTTCGCGATTTGGCCGTCGCGTCCGGTTTCGCCATGATGCTCACCGTCGCCGCGGTCTTCCCTTCCAACAAGCCATCCGGCAGTTTGACGTAATTGCCGCCGTCGAAGGATAGAATGCCGCGCCCCCAGATCGGGGAGCCCTCCACCGTTCCGTCGTTGCCATGGCCACTGATGTCTTTCAGCGACTGTCCTTCGCCATCGGCGAAGTCGTATGCGGCGATAAGCCCGTCCGTCGCGACCGCCGTTTCGACAGCCGCATCCTCCGCCATGGCCGGGGCAACACCCAAGCCCAGCGTCGTGACGGCAGCCGTCAGCGCCGCGAGTAGTCGTCGAGACTGAATCATTATGCTCTCCGAATCATCTGTGATTTGCGATTCTCTGGATTTGGATTCAAGGTGAGTGGACCACCCGCTCATCCAATCACAGCACCGATCATTGTGCTGAAAAATCCAGTAATTACAGTTGGTACACCTGTATACCAACACCGTAAGCATATCACGGAAATTATTTTGGTGCAACTGTGTACCACAGTTACGTCAAACAGAGCGGATGCGCCAAACGACAATGAGGCAAACGCTATCGGGTGGTGCTGCGTTCGATCACGCGTGAGGGGGTAGTGAGGCGTTCGGCGGACAACTCCTCGCCGCCGATGCGCGCGAGGATGCGCTCCACCGCGGTGGGCGCGGTCCAGTCGAGCCGCGAATCCATCGTGGTCAGAGGAATCTGCAGGTACGCCGCCTCTTCGATGTTGTCGAAACCGATCACCTGCACCTGTTCGGGAATCTCCACGCCATTGGCCTTCAATGCGGAAACCGCACCGATCGCCAGCTGGTCGTTGAACGCGACGATGCCATCGAAGGGCACTCCCGAGTCGATCAGCCGCTGCGTCACCTTCGCCCCCGAACCGATGGTCCAATCCTGCCCGGTGTTGCCCACCAGACGAGAATCCAGCGAACACCCCTCACGCAGGCACTCCTCCACCACGCCGCGCAGACGCAGCTGCGCGTTGCCTTCGATGGCCCGCAGCGCCTCGGCCTCGTCGTAATCCTCTCGCGCGCCCACCACGGCCAGCGAGCGCACGCCATGCGAGAACAGATAGCGGGTCGCCTCGCTTGCGGCCTGCACGTCGTCGGGCGTCACGTGGTCGGCCCGCCCCCATGTGGTGCGCGCGCCGACCACCACCAAGGGAAAGTTCACATCCAAATCTTCGGGATCGAGTTTTTCGACCTCGCTCATGGAGAGGATCATGCCGTCGGAGACGGTGTTGTTGAAGGATTCCAGCAGCGCGCGGGCGCCTTTCGCCGATCCTTCGGCGTAGGTGGTGACGTAGACGGAATAGTCGCGCTTGCGGGCCTCGTCGATCACCCGGTTGGCCAGTTCGGCCAGGTACGGCGGGGTGAGGCTGGGCACGGCGAGGGTGATGAAGCCGGTGTGGTCGCGGCTGAGGTTGCGGGCGGCGACATTGACCTGGTATCCCAGTTCGTCGATCACCTGCTGCACACGAAGGCGGGTTTTCTCCGCCATACGCCCGGAGCCGTTGATCACATTGGACGCGGTTTTCAACGAGACGCCGGCCTCGCGCGCCACGTCGCGAAGCGTCACGCGCCTGCCGTTGCCTCCCTGCGCTGTCATACCCTCACCTCCGGCCGCTTGATGCACTCCTTGTTAGTCTAGCCGCTGACGTGTGATCAGCACACCATTGCGCTGAAGCACACGGCCATGCGCGACGCCGGCAACCGGCGCGCAGCGGTGTTCGACCAGCGGAACGCCTGTGAATTCCGGCACGTTCACCGGCTTCTTCGGTCCGCGGTTGAGGTAGAAATCGAAGGCCACCCTGTTTCCGTTTTCGTCGACGCCGATACGTCTGGTGTGCATCAGGCGGCTGTCTGCCCGAATCGAGGCATCGCCGAACTCGGCTTCGACGAAGCGGGCGATATCCTCACGCCGCAGGTCGCAACCGACGTAATAGCCCACGCCGGCACCGTACGCATGGCGGGTGAGCGCCGGCATGCCGCCCAACTCCCAATCCTCGGCCCCCTCACCCTCATAGGTGGCGAGCACCGCGACATCGTCGGCCTCCCCATCAGCGACCGTGGCGACGCTCTGCCACAGTCGGCTGCACGCGCCGTTGGACAATCCCACCGCGGAAGCCTCGCCTTGCGCCTCATCGCCCACGATATTGAACTCCTCCGTGCGCACGCCGAGCACGTCGCGCAGCAGGCCGCCGCCCGCGCCCGGATATCCGCCCAATCCGACGCGGAAGGATTCGTCGACCAGACCGGTGGCGTATCCGACCACCACCGTGCCTCCGGATGCGGCGAACTCGGCGATGCGGCGCGCATCCGCGTCCGAAAGCACCAGCACGGTGGGCAGCACGATGATGTCGTATCCGCTCCAATCGTCGCGCAGGGGCGTCACGTCGGCGCGCAGGCCCGCATCGAGGAACGCGCGGTACCAGTCGCGCACGTCATGCCAGTGGTTGAGCTTCATCGTCGGCAGGGTCTCGCTGCGCGTGGCCCATTCGGAATCGGCGTGGAAGAGGATGGCCGCGCGCGAACGCTCCATCTCGCTCCCCTGTATTCCCGCATCGGACAGCGCCTGCAGACTCTCCCCCAGCTCGCACACCTCGCGAAACAGCGCGCTGTCGGCGCCCGCATGCGGCACCATCGCGGAATGGAAGGCCTCCGCGCCGGAACGCGACTGCCGCCATTGGAAGAAATTGATCGCATCCGCGCCGAACGCCACATGAGCCAGCGCGTCACGCACCAGCTCGCCGTGGCGCTTTCGGGCGTTCAGCGGCTTCCATTGCACACCGGAGGTGGAATGCTCCATCACATACCATGGCTTGCCTTGGGCGAGACCTCCCATCAACGCGTCCGAACAGGCGAGCTCGTCGAGATGGGACTCGCCCTCGTGGAAGTAATGGTCGTTGGAGACGAAATCCACCTCGTCGCTCCATTGCGCGTAATCCATGACGCACTGGTCGGTGGATACCATGAAATTCGTGGTGAACGGCTTGTCTGGGCAGATCGCCTCGATGGCGTCGCGTTCGGCCTTGTAGAAGTCGAGCAGCATATCGTTGCCGAAGCGCTCGAAATCGAGCTGTTGGGCGGGGTTGACCATGGAGTCGCCGCCCATGTGGCGCGGAATCAGCACTTCGCTGAAGGAGTTCACATGCTGCGACCAGAAGGCGGTGCCCCACGCGTCGTTCAGTGCCTCGACGGAACCGTAGC
This window contains:
- a CDS encoding beta-galactosidase; translated protein: MRREFRWPRLLTPNGGGIAYGGDYNPDQWPESVWNEDIELMRRAHVNTVALAIFSWSRIQPREDEWDFDWLDRIIAKLGEAGIAVDLASATASAPMWLYERHPEVLPRDRFGHVVNPGSRQSWSPTSPVFKEYALAMCRRLAERYGDNPTVTAWHIGNEYGWNNRHDYSDSAQAAFRDWCERRYGSVEALNDAWGTAFWSQHVNSFSEVLIPRHMGGDSMVNPAQQLDFERFGNDMLLDFYKAERDAIEAICPDKPFTTNFMVSTDQCVMDYAQWSDEVDFVSNDHYFHEGESHLDELACSDALMGGLAQGKPWYVMEHSTSGVQWKPLNARKRHGELVRDALAHVAFGADAINFFQWRQSRSGAEAFHSAMVPHAGADSALFREVCELGESLQALSDAGIQGSEMERSRAAILFHADSEWATRSETLPTMKLNHWHDVRDWYRAFLDAGLRADVTPLRDDWSGYDIIVLPTVLVLSDADARRIAEFAASGGTVVVGYATGLVDESFRVGLGGYPGAGGGLLRDVLGVRTEEFNIVGDEAQGEASAVGLSNGACSRLWQSVATVADGEADDVAVLATYEGEGAEDWELGGMPALTRHAYGAGVGYYVGCDLRREDIARFVEAEFGDASIRADSRLMHTRRIGVDENGNRVAFDFYLNRGPKKPVNVPEFTGVPLVEHRCAPVAGVAHGRVLQRNGVLITRQRLD
- a CDS encoding LacI family DNA-binding transcriptional regulator: MTAQGGNGRRVTLRDVAREAGVSLKTASNVINGSGRMAEKTRLRVQQVIDELGYQVNVAARNLSRDHTGFITLAVPSLTPPYLAELANRVIDEARKRDYSVYVTTYAEGSAKGARALLESFNNTVSDGMILSMSEVEKLDPEDLDVNFPLVVVGARTTWGRADHVTPDDVQAASEATRYLFSHGVRSLAVVGAREDYDEAEALRAIEGNAQLRLRGVVEECLREGCSLDSRLVGNTGQDWTIGSGAKVTQRLIDSGVPFDGIVAFNDQLAIGAVSALKANGVEIPEQVQVIGFDNIEEAAYLQIPLTTMDSRLDWTAPTAVERILARIGGEELSAERLTTPSRVIERSTTR